The genomic region GGGGCCGGCAAGACGACGCTTCTGCAAACGATCTGCGGCATCACCACGCCGACCCATGGCGAGGTTTCTGTCCTTGGCCGCATCGCGCCGATCCTGGCGCTCGGCGCCGGCTTCGATCAGGAGCTGACGGGCGGCGAGAACGCGATGATCGGCGGCGCCATCCTCGGCCTCAAGCGCGGCGAGATCGCGGCGCGTCTCCCTTCGATCGAGGCTTTTGCCGATATCGGGGAATTCTTCGATCAACCGATGAAAATGTATTCGAGCGGCATGACGTCCCGCCTCGCTTTCTCGGTCTGCGCCCATGTCGACGCCGATGTGCTGATCGTCGATGAGGCGCTGTCGGTCGGCGACGCGGCCTTCTCGCTCAAATGCCTCGACTATATCCGCGACTTCGCGCGCCGCGGCACGATCCTCATGGTTTCGCATTCATCGGAATCCCTCGAAGACTTCTGCGACCGTGTCATCTGGATCGAGGACGGCATGATCAAAGAGCAGGGAAAGCCCGCCGAAGTCCT from Methylovirgula sp. HY1 harbors:
- a CDS encoding ABC transporter ATP-binding protein, with the protein product MSSEVVIRCDSIGKAFQLYKHRNDQLKQILFGRWKQFYHPHWVLRDISFEVRKGECCGIIGRNGAGKTTLLQTICGITTPTHGEVSVLGRIAPILALGAGFDQELTGGENAMIGGAILGLKRGEIAARLPSIEAFADIGEFFDQPMKMYSSGMTSRLAFSVCAHVDADVLIVDEALSVGDAAFSLKCLDYIRDFARRGTILMVSHSSESLEDFCDRVIWIEDGMIKEQGKPAEVLAHYKDSLGAAHEETEAAEAVTQPTPLRIISSM